In the genome of Nycticebus coucang isolate mNycCou1 chromosome 12, mNycCou1.pri, whole genome shotgun sequence, the window ACTGTTTACATGTAGatctttctttttacattataCGGCAATGTACACTACTGATAAATACAGCGCATAAAATAAGATCCTTTACGACAGTTATGTGCAGGACATGCAATGTTGGAATTTATACATTAGCTCCCCGGATGTGACTGATTGGgaaaagggtggactaggcatgTTGGGTAAAGGAACCAGAAGTAATATAACACCAGTGAACACACATCTGGTTCAAAGGGCAACTGCAGCGTGTGCCACATTGGCAGTGATGCCTCAGCAGTGGCGGAACTGTTTGTCTTACACTAATCCATTTAGGACTACACAGGGTAAGTAAGGTTCATCTAGTATCAGGATACAACTGTAGGGTTTACAAACCCTTCTCATTTTTAACTTTAGGACAATGATGTTCTTCCTGGGCCATCTTAATATAACTGTTTTAATCACAAATCAGATAAAAAGGACAACATGCACAACTTCCAACTAAAATCCTGTTGTAGCCTAGACAGTGAAGTGCTATGACAGTAGAAGACTTTAAAATTGCAGCTCTTTTTGGATCCCCCAAAGTGTATCTGCACTCTTCTTCAAACGGGCCTCTTCCTCAGAAGTTAGAGTCACCTTCACAAGGTCTGAAATTCCATTCTGTCCCAGGATGCAAGGAACACTAAGGAAGACATCATCTTTTATTCCATAGAGACCCTTGATCATGGTGGAAACTGGATGCACACGCCTGAGATTCTTCATCATGCTTTCTGCCAAATCTGCCACAGAGAGTCCAATGGCCCAGGAGGTGTAGCCTTTCAGTTTGATCACTTCATAAGCACTCTCAACCACCTGCTTGTGAACCTCTTTCCACTGCTCCTTATCTGTATCAGTGCCTAAATCTGGGTGTAGATTCTTTAGGGAGACACCAGCAACATTTACTCCACTCCACACAGGCACACTAGAGTCTCCATGCTCCCCAAGGACCCATCCGTGGCAGCTTAATGGGTGAACTCCCAGCCTCTCCCCCATCAGATAACGGAACTGGGCTGAATCTAGATTACAACCACTTCCAATGACACAGTTTTTGGGAAAGCCACTTATCTTCCAAGCCACATAGGTCAAGATATCCACTGGATTTGAAACAACGAGCAACTTGCAGTTTGGGCTGTATTTTACAACATTGGGAATGATGAACTTAAAGATGTTAACATTTCGCTGGACCAAATTAAGACGGCTTTCTCCTTCCTGCTGACGTGCCCCCGCTGTGATAATAACCAGCTTGGAGTTTGCAGTCACATTATAGTCTTTGCTAGAGACGATCTTTGGTGTTCTAAGGAAAAGGCTGCCATGTTGGAGATCCATCATCTCTCCCTTCAATTTGTCTTCAATGACATCAACAAGAGCAAGCTCATCTGCCAAGTCCTTCATTAAAATACTGATGGCACAGGCCATGCCAACAGCACCAACCCCAACAACTGTAATCTTATTCTGGGGGGTCTGTTCTTCCTTTAGAACATTAAGAATCAGCTGATCCTTGACAGTTGCCATTTTGGACTTGGAACCAAAAGGGATCGGGAATGCAAGTCCGGGCTTCGGGGGTGCACGA includes:
- the LOC128560997 gene encoding L-lactate dehydrogenase A chain-like, yielding MATVKDQLILNVLKEEQTPQNKITVVGVGAVGMACAISILMKDLADELALVDVIEDKLKGEMMDLQHGSLFLRTPKIVSSKDYNVTANSKLVIITAGARQQEGESRLNLVQRNVNIFKFIIPNVVKYSPNCKLLVVSNPVDILTYVAWKISGFPKNCVIGSGCNLDSAQFRYLMGERLGVHPLSCHGWVLGEHGDSSVPVWSGVNVAGVSLKNLHPDLGTDTDKEQWKEVHKQVVESAYEVIKLKGYTSWAIGLSVADLAESMMKNLRRVHPVSTMIKGLYGIKDDVFLSVPCILGQNGISDLVKVTLTSEEEARLKKSADTLWGIQKELQF